The nucleotide sequence GCAGCCGGTCCTGGTTGCCGGGGTTACACGTACGCCCCCGATTCCCGGGCTCCTGGCCCGCGGGTCCTCCGTTGCCATGGCCATCCATGCCCAATGCCTGGGCCTCGACtttgtttgtaaacatttCACGTTCATCGCTGGCCCGCAAATATTTCGCTTCCACTGCTGCTGTGCAAACTTTTGCCATCCGAGCTACgggttttgttttccatttttctaGAACGGAGAAAAGTATGCCCCGCACAGAGTGAAACAAATGAAAGCAGACTAGAAATCGTGTTTCGTTGTGTTGGCTTTGAATACGATTCGTTAACAAACCAGCATCAGCGGAAGGATCACGCGCACACCGTCCCTGAGGTTCTCCCCCTGACCAAACCAAATCATCCAAATCAATCCATGCCCTCGCCATGCAGAAGAAGGTAGCGCCAGAGCGCCGTCCATACTGTGATCCTCGGCTGCAGGATGACAAGCTGAGGAGGAAACGAACTCTCCATCTGCCCAGAGTGTCGCAGGCTCAGAAGAAGGGCGAAAAGCGCCAGCTGAACGACTGCCCCTTCTACAACCTGACTTATGGCTTTGACCAACTGCCACTGGATCCTGTCAAGGAGTTCCTGCAGGAGAAGATATGTAAGGCTCCTCTATGCCACTTTAACTTCCCACAACTAAATACCAATTTATACTTAGCTCACATGCAGACAGACAAAATAGTGGGACATTGCAATCGGGAGTTTGATTTCCACCGATACGATTTGGATAACGTGAAGGATGAGTATGATGAGTGCGATGATGACAGCTTGCAGGAGCTGCAACTGGAGGATATTATCATGCCCGAGCAGTTCGAGATGCTGCGCGATGCCAAGGATCATTTATACAACTTTGATTCCACTGGTAAGTAGGAACATTTCCGGGGGAAAGCCACAATTAAGTGGAACAACATTTGCGCATTAAACCAGGTGTGCTGGGAATGGGTAAATGCCCCAAACAAATTGCCACACATTTCGTGTTATTCAATGAGTGAGAACTTTACCGCAAAAACATAACACTTAATACTTTATTAAATGCGAAAACATGCCCCGACTGAAGGTGCTGCTTTCGCCCAACTCCCAATTCCTTCTTGGCCGCTGCTCTACCCCCTTCTGTTGCCagctttcccattttccgacTCCCACAGCGCAGCTCGCTGGAAAATTGTTCACCTGTAAACATAAAAATTCCAAACATTAtccttttaacataaaattttataaccgaaatgagaaaaaaaggcaaaaccgaaaaacaaatGCGTATGACATTTATTTGAATATCCTTTGGGAGTGCAGGGCACTCAAGGGTAGACAGCGGGGGTGGGCGAGGGGGACTCGTAGGGCAAGGACGAAGGTCGGGTCGAGTGACTCTACAACATGTTTATCATAGTGTTTTATTTAGCATTTacatgaaacatttttatgttGGCGTTTTTTTCGTTGCATACTCTTTGCAAAATGTGTAATTTGGTTGTTACTTTGAAGGAATATATGGTACTTTTAATTTAGTTATTGTATCAGAACTATCAGAATATCCAAAAGACTGGCATTTCCTCAAGGACTCCGAACTCTTTAcactaaaaataatatttaaactttttaaattggCCTATCTTTTACTTAAGTTTCTAGAAAGAATAGAAAAAGAGCAACTCTTGTTCGCATATTCCCACATGAAAACCATATCTCCCTGCAGTCTCGACTTTTGTCGCTAgtttgtaataaaaatgtttaatttttgtgtctagttttttaatatttaatgcgaGCATGGAAGCGCCGTcccagtgggcggtgggcgtggtctATTAAGGGATCCGGTTACACAATGGCATAAAAGCGTGTTGCCAATAGACATTAGCATGCAAATACGACAAACAAACTCACAGATAGCCAGAGATGTCCAGTTGGCCCGGGggaatttcgtttgtaaaggCCCGCAATGGAAATTAATTCCAGTTTAATCAGTTAAAAATCGAACTCTGCTGCCGTGACTCTTGTTTAAAACAATTTCATGTTGCGCAAACAAACCTATTTGCCCTGCCTTTCAGGCACGTCGAAAGTCACGCAGAAAAGGGGAAAATCAAATTCGAAAAGTGCAGACAGACCCATGTCATATTCGTGGGCAAATATTAAATacgattttcaatttcaattttacgCATTATTTTTTACCATCACCTGcctttggtttgttttttattcGCTTGCAGCCTGTAATCAATTTCCCTGGATTGACAAATGGATGACTGGCGGTAATAAATAAGCGTGCATATTTACTCAGTGtgcattattaaaaatttgacACCCCCTTTACATGTGTGGCGCAGTGCGTCCCAGTGAGCAGGAGATCTATGAAATGACCAGCCACCTCCTGGAAATCTACTGCAATCGCAGGGTGCGCATCTTCTATCCGGGCTGCGGAACCAGTTCCTCCTTGTGGACAAACCAGCTGAGGCGCCAGCACGGATCCCCTTCGGAGCTGATTGGAGCCTATCGAACTCCCTCTGCCCGCCACATGCGGGTCAACAACATGAGAGGACCTCCCAAGAAGGAAAAGTTCACGGCCGGCGATCATTATGCCTTTCGAACGCCGCAGGGTAGGGgcttaattatatattttttaattcaaattatattGGTGTCCTTACAGAATGTCGCAACGAACTGATGAGAGTTGGGAAAATAATTGATGAGCTAATCGAGCCAGTGCTGAAAGCAGCAGAGCACAAAATTGGTCATGGACTCACAAAATATCCCGATCCGCCCAGTTGTAAGGACAACACTAATCGAATCCTTAGGTCGGCAGGTATATTGGTggtatgtgtttttttttgccatttcttatattgttataaaaaaaaaacctatttTACATAGGGAAAGAAAAAGAATTGCTATGTCGGCAAGTGTCGCATACATCGTAAGGACTTTGCCACAAATGAGGAGTTTCTGCGCTGTCTCAAAAGGATGGAAGCAACGTGAGTATCAATTTCCCTCATTTCAAGTTAATAGcaattattaaaaactttcCGATACAGCCACTTTCCGTACATGCAACCCTTGCAACCGGTGGATCCTGATGACCAAAAGATCAAAATGTTGGCTAAATACCGAGTAGAGCTGGCAAGAGCGGAAAAGCTTTTTACCCTGAAGATACAGAAGCGATACCAGTGTCTGCTGAAAAGTGTGAGTTATGATGAGAGATAGTTAGGGTGCCACGTCTCGCAATGTATTTCGGAATTATGCAACTGACCAAACATATGCCAAATGCAACAAATAAATGGGCGGTATGAAAAATGAAACCGAAATACCCAGCCGCAATGACTCCTTGACCGAGACCATAAAATACCCATCAAATGTGAGCACCAGCGTCGGgcgcaaataaattttatcaTTGACTCTGACTTTGGCTCCGTTTCCGTGTGTTGCTCCGTATCCTTCCTCGCCACCGtgtccatatccatatccatgaCCGTGTCCGTATCTTTGTGTCTTTGTCCAtaaaaaatgataataataaagtcCATACAATGTAAATATGTGTGCGTGGGCGTGTGAGTAAATTAGACTGCCTTTGCTTCAGAGCAGTGTTGCTCACAATTTCCACAAAAAAAGGTGGGTTTGAATATAAGCAAttcaaaaaagaaatgaatcTTAACTTGCTTTGGAACGGACTaacggacagacagacgtaaatggctagatcgactcggatGCTGATACCTTATATGGTTGAAATATACTTGGTCAAAACTGGCGGGAAAAAGGATGAATTGGCAACACTGCTTCGCGGAACGtgcttataaaaattatataattcaTACCTCGTAAATATTATGGTCCGAGGGGCTTGGTCTGAGTTATGAATAACGTGATTAGCTCTTAAAAAGGGAAACCGCTTGTGTGGCGATGGCGTGAATCACACCCGATTTAATGACTGCACTCCGCCCACAACCTAATCCCTATGTTTATCCCCCATGCAGATGTCCATAGTGCAACTGGCGACGTATCCTTCACACCTCATCCGAAAGGCCTTCAGACGCATCAATCCAAGGAGCGCCCTTCTGCAGGATGCCTACCAATTTATAGTAAAAGAAAAGGTGAGTAACTGACTAAATAGCTATCTATAGTATGGTACACTTTATTAATCTTAATACAATTTAATCTTTTTCCTGCAAAATTAATACTATTTAAGACTGCACTTTATTTCATATTACTACATTTTAATTCAcctttacgttatttttcaatacTTGTATCATGTATTTAAGTTTAAGTAAGCTACAAAAGTTTATTGGAGGTTAATGTTAATAAGCAGGCTTGACTAAAAACAACTAGGTGGGCAACACAGATTAATATATAAAAGGCGTTCCCAACTTAGTGTAGCGTAGACATTATTAGTAAACTTAACTGGCTCAGAATTCGACAGAAGTTTTGCCGTCGAAAAAGTTTGCCGGCAGTGCGAGCATATTAAACATGCTCCCAGAATTGGATGGTACGAGTTGGGAGATGGGAGATATGGGGGAAACTGGGATGACAAGTGACGAGGCGCGTGTTGATGTTTTGACGTGAGCGCCAAACAAACTTTGGCAGGGATTTAAGCCAAGCACTTGCCATCAGCACCGGCAAATCAGTGCCGGCAAAGGCGGGTTAATGAGCATCCAAAGATGCTCCGCAGAGAATTCAGTCCCCATCCACCTGTATTCTAACCACATGGTTCCAAAATCTCCTTGGAGCGCCAACAAAGTTTATACCACCTGTCGTCCCCTTTTCAACCACATCCCCAACCATGTCTAATCAACTCATTACAGAGAGATTGGCCCAAACTGCCGCCAGAAGTTATATTAATGGATTACCTGTTCGTGGGGGACCGCGGTGTGCGTCAGGACCTCGCCATCCTTATTATCGTGTGCCTTATCGATCTACAGGAGGACTTCCGGCACTATGTCAAGCGCTCTTTCCTGAACTACCTCTTATCGTGGGTCATCTTTGGCTTGATTTGACCTCATTCATACGGACATTGATTATCTTTGATCTGCAGGTCTAATATGGAGAGGAGGCGTCTGCAGTTGGAAAGGGAACCCCCAGAGTTTCCCATTCTGACCATATCACCGCCAGTTTCCTGGCGTTCCAACCTCCTGAGGGGCAAGGCTCGTATTGGTGAAGTTCTCATGACCACACATCCGACGGTTCAGGCACTGAATAGATTGTGGCACGATCTATATGAGGATCTGGTTGTTGTAGATCTGGGTCAGCTACTTCTGGCTCAGCGGCCACTGGATGCAGATACTGTCCAGGTTTTCATTGAGAAGAGTTGTGCCGACGTTCGGGATGTAAGTATATCTAATTTTATGagattaatttttattaaattttatcttTAAGTTGCTGCTCAACGATTGGCTGCCACGATGTGCTGACCTTATGAACGAGATGCGTGGCACTTGGAAGGATCTGGTGCCCATGTCGGGGAAGTATGGAGGACGTGCGGCCATGCTCTTCCGGTGCATCCACTCGGCGATGTCCCGACACTTGAACAGCCTCATTAGCAAAAGCATTAACTACCTGTTCAAGGTTCTGTGCGCCTTCAAGGGTGGCAACCGCATCGAAAAGTACTCCATGTTCGACGCGAAGCTGAAGAGGATACCGCTAATGACCCTTATTGCTTCTGTGGTCGGTGCCCACTTCGATCATGAGCCCATCAACATGGGTCCTGGAGTCAGACCCGCCTCGAATATATATGTCTATGATGAGGACGACGCTGATCCTTTTCAGCAGCCGCAAGTCAACCAGTTTgtggaaaatgtaaatatgttGAACTGTAATGATAGGAATAAGTAATTTAAAATGAGTAATTACAGGTTCCTGATATTGATGATGTGGCTCAGTTTGAACTGGATCACTCGAATAAGCTCTACATATATCCTTATATGCAGGAGCTGCCTCGAATTTTTACAGAGCATTTCAAGAGTATTTTGGCAGTGGGCTATGAAATTCCCCGCCTCGAGTTTGTCATGTCTGGCGGTGGTTAGTAACAGTACATATGCTTATTACACTTTGTTTGTAAGATATAACCTTGGCTTGCAGAACCCGAAACCAAGGGCTTTCTGCATTTCATTGATGAAGACCACGTGGACTTTCTGGAACTCTGCGAGAAAGTCGAGCAGATTGTCAAAGTCAACTGGCAGGGAGTGCACGTTTACCTGAAGCCCGTCTACAAGTATTACTTTGGACTCTTCCAAAAGTTAATATTGCCCATGGTGCAGAAGGTCTGGACCGAGAATAACCTGCCGGAACTTGGGGTGAGTCCATCCGTCCATCCGTCCTGGTGGCAATCAGCGCTTTGTGAGCCCCAGGCCCGTCTTGAAAtggatttaattatttatttcgatttgattACACGCAATGATGCGTagaattaacataaaatttcATTATGGAATATTAATAGACTGCTGACAGACAGACAAGTAGCAGTCGA is from Drosophila melanogaster chromosome 3L and encodes:
- the Dnah3 gene encoding dynein, axonemal, heavy chain 3, isoform E, which encodes MQKKVAPERRPYCDPRLQDDKLRRKRTLHLPRVSQAQKKGEKRQLNDCPFYNLTYGFDQLPLDPVKEFLQEKISHMQTDKIVGHCNREFDFHRYDLDNVKDEYDECDDDSLQELQLEDIIMPEQFEMLRDAKDHLYNFDSTACNQFPWIDKWMTGVRPSEQEIYEMTSHLLEIYCNRRVRIFYPGCGTSSSLWTNQLRRQHGSPSELIGAYRTPSARHMRVNNMRGPPKKEKFTAGDHYAFRTPQECRNELMRVGKIIDELIEPVLKAAEHKIGHGLTKYPDPPSCKDNTNRILRSAGILVGKKKNCYVGKCRIHRKDFATNEEFLRCLKRMEATHFPYMQPLQPVDPDDQKIKMLAKYRVELARAEKLFTLKIQKRYQCLLKSVSYDER